A window from Mycolicibacterium tokaiense encodes these proteins:
- a CDS encoding nuclear transport factor 2 family protein → MSLDPAALVQRYLDTVVSGSAEDVAALYAEDATLEDPVGGGEVHIGRQAIAGFYAMTANAEVSTELLQLRTGGHEAAFAFAITVTMGDTKIRVEPIEVMNFNSAGEITSMKAYWGPSDMKQL, encoded by the coding sequence ATGAGTCTCGATCCCGCAGCCCTGGTCCAGCGTTACCTCGACACCGTGGTGTCAGGATCGGCTGAGGACGTCGCCGCGTTGTACGCCGAAGACGCCACGCTGGAGGACCCGGTGGGCGGCGGCGAGGTGCACATCGGCAGGCAGGCTATCGCCGGGTTCTACGCGATGACGGCCAACGCCGAGGTGTCCACCGAGCTGCTGCAGCTGCGGACCGGCGGCCACGAGGCGGCTTTCGCCTTCGCCATCACCGTGACCATGGGCGACACCAAGATCCGCGTCGAGCCGATCGAGGTCATGAACTTCAACAGCGCGGGGGAGATCACCTCGATGAAGGCCTATTGGGGCCCGTCGGACATGAAGCAGCTGTAG
- a CDS encoding thioredoxin domain-containing protein, whose translation MVNKLGSATSPYLRQHAGNPVHWVEWSPDALAGAARRDVPILLSIGYAACHWCHVMAHESFSDQDVAAAANENFVCIKVDREERPDLDAVYMSATVALTGQGGWPMTCFLTPDGRPFFCGTYYPKSQFLQLLSAVTETWRTRRDDVLTASEQILGELRSMTGALPGAGPDLSAALCDQAVATVLTDEDVAGGGFGAAPKFPPSALLEALLRHHERTGAAEVLATVERAGAAMARGGIYDQLAGGFARYSVDTAWVIPHFEKMLYDNALLLRFYGHWARRTSDPLAQRVTAQTADFLLRDLRDGDLFISSLDADTDGVEGATYVWTPAQLCDVLGDDDGRWAATIFGVTAEGTFEHGSSVLQLRVAPDVDRLQRVSAALLAARGQRAQPDRDDKIVTSWNGLTITALCEAAVALDRPALVDAALRCAEALLDGHLVDGRLRRTSLGGRIGAGAATLEDHAALAVGLLSLHQLTGRFVDQACALLDVALAHFTDPQQPGRWFDSADDAEQLMMRPGDPLDGATPSGASLMAEALLTAAHITGSERYGHAAAQTLAAHSALLAAAPRSAGHWLAVAEAAVRGPLQIAVAGDPDSELLAAARQLAPGGSIVVGGAVDSAPLLTGRDRVNGRDAAYVCRGRTCDLPVLSVGELAVSLGMSV comes from the coding sequence GTGGTCAATAAGCTCGGCTCGGCGACCAGTCCGTATCTACGCCAGCACGCCGGTAACCCGGTGCACTGGGTGGAATGGTCGCCAGACGCGCTGGCCGGCGCGGCCCGCCGCGACGTGCCCATCCTGCTGTCCATCGGATACGCCGCCTGCCACTGGTGCCACGTGATGGCCCACGAGTCGTTTTCCGATCAGGACGTGGCCGCCGCGGCGAACGAGAACTTTGTCTGCATCAAGGTCGACCGCGAAGAACGCCCCGATCTCGACGCCGTCTACATGTCTGCCACCGTCGCCCTGACCGGGCAGGGCGGCTGGCCCATGACGTGCTTTCTCACCCCCGACGGCCGCCCCTTCTTTTGTGGCACCTACTATCCGAAAAGCCAGTTCCTGCAACTGCTCTCGGCTGTCACCGAAACCTGGCGGACCCGCCGCGACGACGTGCTGACCGCCTCCGAGCAGATCCTCGGCGAACTGCGCAGCATGACCGGCGCGCTGCCCGGTGCCGGGCCCGACCTCTCCGCTGCGTTGTGCGACCAGGCCGTGGCAACCGTGCTCACCGACGAGGATGTGGCAGGCGGCGGCTTCGGGGCGGCGCCCAAGTTCCCGCCGTCCGCGCTGCTGGAAGCACTGCTGCGGCACCATGAACGCACCGGCGCGGCCGAGGTGCTGGCCACGGTGGAGCGGGCGGGTGCGGCAATGGCGCGCGGTGGCATCTACGACCAACTGGCAGGTGGATTCGCCCGCTACAGCGTCGACACCGCCTGGGTGATACCGCATTTCGAGAAGATGCTCTACGACAATGCCCTGTTGCTGCGGTTCTACGGCCATTGGGCCCGCCGGACCTCGGACCCGTTGGCGCAGCGCGTCACGGCTCAGACGGCTGACTTCCTGCTGCGCGACCTGCGCGACGGTGACCTGTTCATCTCCTCGCTGGACGCTGACACCGACGGTGTCGAGGGTGCCACGTACGTCTGGACGCCGGCCCAGCTGTGCGACGTACTCGGTGATGACGACGGACGTTGGGCCGCAACTATTTTCGGTGTCACCGCTGAGGGGACGTTCGAGCACGGCTCCTCGGTGCTGCAGTTACGGGTAGCGCCCGACGTGGACCGGTTACAGCGGGTGAGCGCGGCACTACTGGCGGCGCGTGGGCAGCGGGCACAGCCCGACCGCGACGACAAGATCGTGACGTCCTGGAACGGGTTGACCATCACCGCGTTGTGCGAGGCGGCGGTGGCGCTGGACCGGCCCGCTCTGGTGGACGCCGCTCTCCGCTGTGCCGAGGCGCTGCTCGACGGTCACCTCGTCGACGGCAGGCTGCGCCGGACCAGCCTGGGTGGGCGTATCGGCGCGGGGGCGGCCACGCTGGAAGACCACGCTGCACTGGCCGTCGGCCTGCTCAGCCTGCACCAGCTGACCGGGCGGTTCGTCGACCAGGCCTGTGCGTTGCTGGACGTCGCGCTGGCCCACTTCACCGATCCGCAGCAACCCGGCCGCTGGTTCGACAGTGCCGATGACGCAGAGCAATTGATGATGCGTCCGGGCGACCCGTTGGACGGCGCCACCCCGTCTGGCGCGTCGCTGATGGCCGAAGCGCTACTGACCGCCGCGCACATCACCGGCTCGGAACGCTACGGCCACGCCGCGGCGCAGACACTGGCGGCGCATTCGGCACTGCTGGCCGCCGCACCCCGTTCCGCGGGGCACTGGCTGGCCGTGGCCGAAGCCGCTGTGCGCGGACCTCTGCAGATCGCGGTGGCCGGCGACCCGGATTCCGAGTTGCTGGCCGCGGCCCGGCAGCTGGCACCCGGGGGATCCATCGTGGTGGGTGGAGCCGTGGACTCCGCGCCGCTGCTGACCGGACGGGACCGGGTGAACGGGCGCGATGCCGCCTACGTGTGCCGGGGCCGGACGTGCGATCTGCCTGTCCTCTCGGTGGGAGAACTCGCTGTCTCCCTGGGTATGTCCGTGTAG